The sequence gtatggtgcctggtggatactggaaatatcagggagaacACTGTGAAGTGTTTGTGTAATCccactatgctgtacaactgaaactaaaatacaaaataatgtcaaatgtaaaaaaaaacaaacactaagatATTCTGCAGCTGGAATTGAAGGCTTTCTCTGCCTTCAATAAGCAGTGCAGAACACACAACTGGCTGTGCTTTCTACCTGGTATGTTTAGAGGTGTGGGAGGGTGTGAATGAGCAAAGGTTTTCCAGAGAAAATCCTGTTGAGGTAAACATCTCCACGACACTGGCTAACCAAGTAtcaatgccccccaccccccacccccccaaaaaaaagcatCCTGCAGGGATATCCATGTTATCTCTGCTCCAGTGTCTCACTGTGGGACAGTGAGGCAGCCTGCCAGACCAATCTTCCTAAAGTACAGATTGGGTGGTGTCACCCCAGTCCCAGGATAGAATCGAAAATACTGGGCCAGGCATTTGAACCCTCTATAGTCTTTTCCATGCTTTCCCTATCTCCCCTACCCAGCTCCTGTGATCCTCTGAACTCACTTTACTTTTTCTGCTGACATGCCATGTGCTCTCCATTCCTACCCATTTTTCTAGGCACAGTTAACATGCCACCTCCTTCAAAAGCTGTGATCTTCTTAGTAACGAGGGCCTCTATCCTCTGAATTCCTTTGCACAGCACTTGAGTGCTTTTCATACAATCAAAAGTGCTTTCTTGACTACATTAATTTATCTTCCAAGCCAGAATGTGCTCTTTGAGTGTAAGGATTGCTTTTACTTTTGTATATCCCTTCTCAGTGCATAGCACAGTGCCTCAATAACTACTTGTAGAATTACTCAATAGCAAGTTTTTATTCCACCAGGGAattcaccttttttctttttgctgtattATCGTAATGTACTGGTCAACTATAAATCTACTCCAAAGGCCATGCTAATGAAGCTGATACAAGTCTCTGATATGAACCAAAAGGTAAGGTATTACTCATCTATCTGTGTTATGTGCTGGGTTTTCTGAGAGCCTAGAGAAATTTGGAGGTTTTAGCTACCTCCACCCCTTCTATAACCTAACTCCTACCTCCTCCATCTCCACCCTATACTTTCTACCTTTTTCATCACCTCCACTCCACCTTACCCCTATTCAGAACCAATTTAGTCTTTTACGTGTCCCTAGGACTTTCACTTCCAATTTTCTTTCATACAAGAGGAGATAGATCTTTCATTACTCCGGTTGCAAGGTGCATCCCTCGGGCAATTATGGGAACTCCAAGGCTACCCTAATATCCAGTGTGATGATCCTGTTTTCCTATGAGCTACACACACAATTAATACAAAATCTGGGATATTTAGGCAAGTTTCAACTATTTAGGCAAGTAGTTTCATGCTCAAACACAGATCCTTCATTCTGCTTTTTAAGTTGatctattttcctcttttttaaaaaaaatataatggatTTTAATGTTTTACTGATTGCTATTTTTAGAGGAGGGAGAACATTTGTTAAGAACCTTTATTTGCCAAGCATTGTGCTGAATACTTGAAATATGAATTTCACCTTGTCTTCACAATGTCATTTGGAGACCCACAGCTGCATTTCATAGATGAAAGCTTAACGTCAATTGATATtaagtggccctggccagtgtgggtcagttgttTTGGCATCATCCAGTGCACAGAGGGTTGTTGGGAATCTGGTTGGGGAGCTCATGCCTTGGGTTGGGAGCTCACTCACATGCCTTGGGTTGggagctcaatccctggtagggggcatgcaggaggcagccaatcaatgtttatttctctcatcaatgtttctctctctctaaaaaaaatcaataaaaatctttttaaaatagatattaaatgATTTGTCAAAAATTATGCAGTGAACTTGTGGGGCTAGTGTTCTACTGTGGGTCCTTTTAATAAAAGCTTGTGTTCTTTTAATTATATCATGCTGCATCCTCAAATAAAACCCAGTTCATTCTGACTTaatcttccattttaaaatagagatCACAAAAAAGATGTAACCtcagaaaaaggaaatttttacatttctaagaaaaaggaacaaGCACCAGTGAGCCACCAAGAATGCCACCATCATTGACTTCAGGATCTCAATTGTTGGCTTAAGTTTTCTGAAAAGAGGATGGAAATGACTCACTATCAAGTATTACCTTCCCAACTATCATAGCACCGTGCCATGtgctattaaaaacaattttgtttcCTACCTGAGGTACCTAAAAACGAATAAAACACCTAACAGTGTAATAGGTATTACTTGCACATTCTTTCTCGAAATTAGGTGTATAGTACAGTGGAGCAAAAATGGAAGACTCCATATTTCACAAAGATGTCCAATTTTGCATTTTGATAAAATGCACTTGAAGTGGCCAAAATGGTTACAGCAAACAACcaaataaacaataaaggataaaaatatcctataactAAGTAAACACCTGTTACTCCTTCCCCTTTAAAGCttttaaataaggtcacatttattcattcaacaaacatttattaagcaccaacAATGTCCTAGGTGCTAAGGAACATAACAGAGAACAAGATAAACCTGGCTCCAATCCTGACTGGACATGGCTACTTTAAACAATGTTGCTAACTAGTTGTTTTCTGAAAGGATTATATTTTTGTGAAAGTCAGTCATATGAGGCTTCTTCTGGAAtagttttaaagtttctttaagGAAATTTAAtcgaaacattttttttttttaacttcgaATAAGAAATGATAGTCTTGAGTATCCTTTCAATGTTGAAGGTCGAGTTAGCTTTCAAGCAATATGGCGGCTGGTGACCAAATGATTGTTAGACCATTCGGTTGCGCTTGTGGGTTGGGGTATTTGTGATGACATCACTGCACTCGGCCGAGGTGCGTTTACGGTTCCCCCCACTGGCCAGGTGGCGGGCCAGATCTTCTGAATTGCAGGAGCTCAAGTCGTCCTTGAGGGTGCTACTGTTTTGGAGATCATCGCTAGTGACATTGCTCGAAAAGCCACCAGCTtgaggcggggagctgggtggaCCAGACTGCACGCTGATGCTAGACATGGCGCCACTGAGGTCGTGCAGGTCGATGGCCTCTTGGAAGGGCTGTAAGTCAAAGTCCAGAGACGGTGGTGGAAGATGGGGGGCCACTGGAGGAGGATCAGGGGGCACTTTGCCACAGAGGAAACTAATCAAGTCTTCGCGGAGAATAGAGTTTTGGCCCTTCTTCGCCCAATCCAGCACATCTTTGATGCGGCGCTGGTAGCCAACCTTGACGCCCAGGTTGAAACTTCGTTGCTGGGCATCCCTGCTCTCTTTGTAGAGGCTCGTCAAAGCCATGGCTGCACTCTGGAAGCGGTCCCACATGGAAAGTTCTGACTGCGGGCACT comes from Eptesicus fuscus isolate TK198812 chromosome 1, DD_ASM_mEF_20220401, whole genome shotgun sequence and encodes:
- the HAPSTR2 gene encoding HUWE1-associated protein modifying stress responses, whose amino-acid sequence is MEKQPEDEAKVGEHWFCKWGRQCEDEAEDIEDVEQLSPELQDGKDDKDDKGDEETVGLKSEQQKLWHLFQISATSVAQLYKGSECPQSELSMWDRFQSAAMALTSLYKESRDAQQRSFNLGVKVGYQRRIKDVLDWAKKGQNSILREDLISFLCGKVPPDPPPVAPHLPPPSLDFDLQPFQEAIDLHDLSGAMSSISVQSGPPSSPPQAGGFSSNVTSDDLQNSSTLKDDLSSCNSEDLARHLASGGNRKRTSAECSDVITNTPTHKRNRMV